Genomic DNA from Alkalihalobacterium alkalinitrilicum:
TTAGCATTATCTAGCTTGAAATTAAAAGATGTAATGGGTTATACTGTAGTTATCATGTTATGGATTGGTGCCATTTTTGTTAGCGTCTTCTTATTATGGGGATATTTTGGATAATTTAATAAATGATTAGTTCATGAAAAGTCGATTCTCAATGGTGAAAACTACCATTTTCATATAATTGAGATAACAAGCCTTTTCAAAAGAAACTTTGAGGATCAATTGCATCTTCAAATTCTTTTGGAAAGGCTTTTTTTATTACTTTAAAGAGGTGAAAAGAATGAAAAATAAAATCATGAATACAAAAGAAGCGATTTCTAAAATAAAAAGTAACGATACGATCATGGTTGGTGGCTTTGGCTTAGTAGGTGCGCCACTTACATTAATCGATGAGTTAACGAAGCATGAAATTGAAGGTTTGACAGTTATTAGTAATAACATTGGTGAGGCAGGAAAAGGTCTAGGTATTTTACTTAGACAAGGAAAAATAAAAAAAGTTGTAGGTTCTTATTTTACAAGTAACCGAGAAGTTGCAGATTATTACAATGCAGGTGAAATCGATGTACAGCTTCTTCCGCAAGGCACTCTATCCGAATCCATTCGAGCAGGAGGTGCAGGTATAGGTGGTTACTATACGAAAACAAGTGTAGGAACCGAGCTAGCTAAAGGAAAAGACGTAAAAGAAATTGATGGAGAAATGTATGTGTTTGAAAAAGCGCTAAAAGCCAATGTTGCAATCGTAAAGGCAGCGAAGGCCGATCGTTTAGGAAACCTGGTTTACTATAAAACAGCTAGAAATTTTAATCCGATGATGGTAACGGCTGCAGATTATGTTATTGCAGAAGTAGATGAAATTGTCGAAGTAGGACAACTTTCTCCTGAAGAAATTGTCAGTCCACATTTGTATGTAGATGCTATCGTCGAAAGTCAACTAATCTTATCTAAGGAAGGTGTGACGGTAAAATGAGTATGAAAGAAATAATTGCAAAGCGAGCAGCAAAAGAACTTCAACCTTACTCAGTAATTAACCTAGGGATTGGTATTCCAACGCTAGTAACCAATTATGTAGATACAACGTTGTTTTATTTTCATACGGAAAATGGGATGTTAGGTGTGAAAGAACTTGAAGATAGAGAAAACTTTGATCCGTTATTAGTAAACGCAGGTAAGCTACCTGTTGGAGAACAAGAGGGTTCATCTTTCTTTCATAGTGCTGATTCGTTTGGAATGATTAGAGGAGGTCATGTAGATACGGCAATTCTAGGTGCCCTTCAAGTTGATGAAAAAGGGTTAATCGCCAATTGGGCAGTACCTGGTCAAAATATTTTAGGTGTTGGCGGCGCGATGGATCTTTTAGTTGGGGCAAAGAAAGTGATCGTTACGACGAGTCATACGACGAAAAACGGTGATCCAAAAATTGTTGAATCATGTAAATACCCGATTACTTCTACAAGACAAATTGATATGATCATTACCGAACTTGCTGTATTTGAATTCATTGATAATGAGCTCGTTTTAACAGAACTTGGCCCAGAAGCAACCATAAAGGAAGTTATTGAAAAAACAGGAGCAACGTTTAAAATTAGTGAAGCTCTACAAATGGAGGTAGGAGAAAAATGAGTAATCGCGTTTATATCGTAACAGCTGAACGTACGCCCGTCGGGAAATTAGGTGGAATGTTCAAGGATATTCAACCAGATGATTTATTATTGCCTTTATTTGGGAGTCTTCAAGAGAAAAATCTGTTTTCACTAGATAAAATCGATGAAGTCATCATTGGTCAAGCAAAACAAAGTCAAGATCAATCAAATATTGCGCGAAAAGTATTATTAAAATCAGGTCTGTCCGAAGCGATACCTGGTTATACGGTTCACCGTCAATGCGGATCAGGTATGCAAGCAATTCAAAATGCCTTTCTGTCTATTAAAGCGGGTGTGGGCAATGCTTTTATCGTTGGTGGTGTTGAAAGTATGAGTACAGCTCCGTACTATATTAGAAATGCTAGATTTGGGTATTTAGCTGGAAATGGAGAAATTCTCGACCCGAATAAGGAAAGTCAACCAGGATCACAGCCTGAAGATCAATATGGTCGTCTAGTGATGGGAGAAACAGCGGAAAATTTAGCAAGAGATTATGAAATCTCAAGAGAAGAGCAGGATACTTTTGCACTAGAAAGTCAGCAAAAAGCGTTTAACGCAATTGAATCAGGTCGTTTCAAAGATGAAATAGTCCCTGTTAGCATGAAGGACCGAAAAAAAGGAGAAATTAAGTTTGAGGTGGATGAACATCCTCGGAAAACAACAATGGAAAAGCTGGCTACGTTAAAACCTGCATTTAAAGCAGGAGGAACAGTAACCGCTGGAAATTCTTCAGGATTAAATGATGGCGCATCTTTGTTAACCGTCTGTTCAGAAAGTTTTCTCATTGAACATAACTTAACTCCTTTGGCAGAAGTAGTATCTATTGGACTATCTGGAGTTGATCCTAGAATTATGGGAATTGGACCAGTAGAAGCAAGTAGAAGAGCGTTGAATATGGCCAATATTGATAGTGCCAAACTAGATTTAGTAGAATTAAATGAAGCATTTGCTGCGCAAAGTATCGCAGTAAACCGTGAAATGAAAATTCCAGAGGAGAAAATTAATGTGAACGGGGGAGCCATTGCTTTGGGACACCCGATTGGAAATAGTGGAGCAAGAATATCAGTCACATTACTCCATGAAATGAAAAAGAGAAAAGCAGAATACGGATTAGCAACGTTATGTATAGCAGGCGGTCAAGGAATTGCGACGGTATTTAAAGGAGTATAGGTTTCTAGCTTAGTATGTGAAGGAGGTGTAAGAGTGGACAAAAGTTTAACTTCTTTTCATTCTATTAATAATACAACTGCAATAGAGAAAATGAAACAATACAATGAGACTATCTTCAATTCATACGAAAAATTACTAGCAGAATGTATGAAAGATGGAATTTTATCGAAAAAAGAAAAGTCTTTAATTTTAGTCGGGGTTAATGCTGCTCGAAGGTATGAACAAGGTTTACTCTATCATACAAAAGAAGCGTTAGACTTAGGGGCATCTATTGAAGAAATTGTTGATATTTTAACTCCTTGTATCCTATCAAGAGGAATTCCATCTTGGTTAGAGGGAATTAAGGCTATTGTATATGCTAGGGAATATTTAGGGTTGGAAAAAATAAGTAGAACTAGTAGTGAAACAAAAAATGTCAAACAACGTATTGAAGACTTACAAGGTGCGATTGCTTATTTTGAAGGGGAAGCGAACGGTTCGCTCCCTAAGTGGGTAGCGACCATGCTAGAATTTGCTCCTCAGGTAGCACAGTATTATGGAAGTTTACGTTCAGAAATTCTCAGAGATCATGTGATTTCTAGAAAACTTAAAGAGTTGGTCCTCGTTTGCATTAATCTTGTAGAACGTTATGGTGAGGGAGCTCGGATTCATATAGAAACGGCTAAAAAACTAGGGGCAACGAATGAGGAGATTGCAGAAGTTGCATTTGTTGCCATGTTAGCAGGAGGTCTTCCTGTCTGGTTACTAGCCAGTGATTTTCTATAAATTTCCCGCAAAATAATCTTGGGTGATTTGATTAAGGCTAAAGTAGTTAGTGGAATAAAAGGAAATATACAATGAAAGTAATTTGTTAGCGTAACAGGTAGTAAAATTACTGAATTTTGAGGAGGATTATCATGAGTTTAGAACGTTTAGAAGAACCAAAGTTAGAATTACTCTTTGATCTGACAGTCAAAGTAAAAGCACCTAGTTTTGTCGGTACCACGCCTGTTGGAACAAGAAGAATTATCCAAGTGTCTGGTGGATCATTTAGTGGACCGATGCTTCAAGGTGAAGTGATTGAAGGAGGAGATGACTGGATTACTGTTCGTGAAGATGGGACGATTATTCAGGATGTCAGAATCATGCTACGCACCGAAGACGGTGAAATCATTTTGATGACGTACCGCGGAATACGACAGGGACCAGAAGCTGTACTCAAACGGTTAGACAATAATGAGGATGTAGACCCGTCTGAATACTATTTCCGTACATCACCAATATTTGAAACGAATTCTACTAAATACGAGTGGTTAAATCGCAAGGTATTTGTTGGAACTGGAAAACGAGTTCCAGGGGAAGCTCGTTATTCTGTATATACTGTATTATAATTTGAAGGAAACAAAAAGAAGTACTTACCTATGTATTAAGTTTCCGTTAAAAAGGAGTAGAGCAAATGAAACGTTTTACGCAAGTGGTTGGAGATAAATCTTTCGAAGTTACCGATTATCCTGGTGGTGAGAAGGGAACAATTTTCGCTATTCATGGTTTAACAGGGAATATTAATAGCTTAAGCTTTTATGCAGATGCCTTATCTAAAGAGTATCGTTTCATTTCGTATGATCTTCGTGGCCGAGGAAATAGTTCGCCTGCCGATGCGGATACGTCTATTTACACTCATACAGAAGATGCATTGCAATTAATTGAAGCTTTAAATATAGAAAAACCAATTCTTTTAGGGTATTCGATGGGTGCATTTATTTCAGCTATGGTAGCAAGTAAAATGAAGGATGTAGAAGCTTTGATCCTCCTCGATGGTGCAGGGAAAACAGCACCAGAAAAAAGAGAACTGATCAAACCGTCTATCGGTAGATTAGGGAAAGCCTATGAGTCACAAGAAGCATATGTCGATGAGGTAAAAACCATTTTCTCTTCGTTAGGGGTAGAATGGAGTCCAAGACTTGAACTTACTGCAAAATATGAAATCAAAGAGGAAAATGGCGTTTGGAAGCATAAGTCCAGCCCTGAAGCCATCGAACAAGATTTTGAAAGCTTTTATACTTTTGAGTCTAAGTCGTTTTTTCCGTCGATCCAATGTAAGACATTATTATTTACGGCTAAGGAAGGACTCGGTGCCAATCCGCCTTTATTTGATGATGAGACGTATGTAGATACGATTAAGTATGCTAATAATCTAGAAACCATCGATACTAGTTGCAATCACTATACACTAGTTCAACAAAATCAACCAAAAATTAATGATCAAATTAAAGAATTTCTTTTAAAAAACGAATGAGTTTATACCTTTTAACTGGCGCTAAGACTCCCACTTAGGCTATAAGGAAAACAAGAAATTCTAAGTGGGAGGTAAGTTGTCAGTACCAAGCCGATTGGTTCAACTAATATTCAATGGGGGATGCAGGAACCCCCCTAAAGAATAAAGTTTCTCTTTCACTTTATGTTTTTTCTGGTATTTGTTTAGCTAGAACAGTTCCCTCAATAAATAATCTTAAAAACTTTATTCCTTCTTCGGCTAAACTTCGTTCGTCTTTCATTAATGTCCATTCAAAATGGGACCCCGTATAACATTTGAAAATCATTGAAATAATATCCTTTTTATCGAGGTCCGTTCTAAACTCTTTTTTCTGTTGTCCTTCTTCAACAATATTGAGAACAATCTTGTACACTTTTCTGTCTTTATGCATGGCATAAGGAATATCTTCTTTTTGGGCAAATTGGTTAGAGAAGAAGACTCCGAGAAAGTTTCTGCCCAGTCCTTCCGAATAATCAAATCCAGCTTTTAATACATTCAATAATTTTTCTGTGGCACTCGAGTAGGGATCTAATTTTTCGTATGCTTGTACATATGTATCTTCTATTTTTTTATAATGTTCAACAACAACATCATCCTTAGATTTAAAATGTGTATAAAAGGCACCAGTTGAAGTGCCAGCTTCTCTCGTAATATCTTCTATATGAACATTTTCAAATCCATTTTCTATAAACAATCGAATCGCTGTTTCAAATAATGTTTTTCTTGTTTCTAATGCTTTTTTTTGTCGTGTTGTTAACTCATCTTTTTTTCTCATTTAATCACCTTTTTAAATTTTTTGAAAATTCAATTGACTTATTTAAATCATACAATATATAATACAAAAAAGAAAGTGAATTAATTCACTGAATTTATTCATTTAACTAAATCATTACTAAAGGAGGTTGGTATTTTGGTTGCAATTGTAGGCGTAGGCGACACTTCCATGGGAAAATTGCCACATCTAACTTCAATAGAACTTCAAGCACTAGCAGCAAAAAATGCAGTTCAAGATGCTGGAATGAAAATGAGTGATATCGATGGGGTTATTTCTTCGTATTCTCTAGCTGAACCACATCCGATGCCAAGTACATATTTATCAGAATACTTAGGTTTGCAACCGACTTTTAATACAGCGATGCAATTAGGAGGCGCAAGTGGCTGTGCAGCCGTCGGTTTAGCTCAAGCTGTAATTAATGCAGGTTATTGCAAAAATGTATTAATCTCTCTTGGAGAAAATCGCCTAACAGGATTAGGAAGAGGCGATGCTGTAAAAAAACTTTCAAACTTTGGCCATCCACAGTTTGAAGCCATATACGGGCCGACGATTCCATCGTTTTATGCTTTAATTGCTCGCAAATATATGGAAACTTTTAATGTAACCCATGAAGATTTAGCGAGGGTCGCGGTGCTCCATCGTAATCACGCACTTCTGCATCCAAACGCCCATATGAAAACACCATTAACGATAGAAGATGTACTTGAATCCAAGTGGATTGCCGAACCGTTACGTCTCTTAGATTGTGCCTTAATTTCTGATGGGGGTTCTGCGATTATCGTGACTTCAAAGGAAAACAGTCAAAACTTTAAATCCAAGCCCGTTCATTTATTAGGGTATGGGGAAAAGACAACGCATGAGCATATATTTCAAAGGGAAGATTATACTTCTTTTGGCAGTGTAGAGTCTGGAACAAAAGCATTTGAAACCGCAGGCATTTCTCCAAAAGATATTGATGTTGCGCTCCTCTATGATTGCTTTACAATTACCGTTTTGATGTTATTAGAAGATTTGGGTTTTTGTGAGAAGGGAGAAGCAGCAACTTTATTAAAGAAAGACGAGTTAACAATAGGAGGAAAGCTGCCAGTAAATCCACATGGAGGATTACTCTCACACGGTCAACCTGGAACAGCAGGTGGTCTTAACCATGTACTTGAAGCTGTACGGCAATTAAGAAATGAGGCTGACAACAGACAGGTGGCTGATGCCAATATCGCCTTAGTTCATGGTAATGGAGGGGTCATGTCGGTTCAATCCACTCTCATTTTAGGGAGGGACTCATAGTGAATTTAACCAATATTAGAACCAATCGTTCTCAATATAATAAAGTCTTTTGGAATGCATTATCTGAAGAAAGGATAGTCGTCCAAACCTGTCAGACATGTCGAACTAAACAGTTTTATCCACGGATTATTTGTAACCGTTGTCAATCTGATGATTTGAAGTGGGAGGACCTTCCATTAGTTGGCGAGTTATATTCTTTTACAATCGTTCATCGTTCGCCATCACAAGAGTATTTTCCTAATGTTCCTTATGTATTAGGTGTTGTGAAAATTGATGATGGATCGGGCGTTTGTGTTCAATTATTTGCCAACATAGTGGATGTATCGATAGAAGAAGTCCAAACTGGAATGAAAGTTAAAGCAACATTCCCCATACTAGAAGATATGACAACGCTAGCATTTACAAAGTACTGAATTAGAAAGGAGAATTCTGTTTTGAACCATGCTCATACCTTTGGTGAACTAATCACCGAATTGAAAAAACGTCAATCAAAAGATTTATGCTGTGTTATTGAAAAAGAAGAAAGTCATTATGGGAAAATACTCTTTGAAGTAGAAGGTTTATCAAGTTACTTACAAAGCTTAGGTATTCAAAAAGGTGACCGAGTCGCAATTTGGGTTCCAAATCGTGTAGAGTGGGTTATCGCCCTCTTAGCCACTGGCCAAATCGGAGCAATTTTAGTACCGATTAATTGTCGATTTAAGGCTTCGGAAGCGAAATATGTACTCAAACATTCTGAGAGCAAAGTGTTAATCACACAATCTACTTTTCTTACTAATCAATATGAAGAAATGGTCATGTCATGGCACTCAGGAGGGCACGACCACTTTACTAGTGAAGAGCTACCGAACTTAAAGCATTTAATTTGGATCGGTGAAACGAAGCCGAAGCAGGCCATTTCCTGGGAAGAGGCGGTTGCTTGTAATCTTGGAAATCATGAAGTTGTTTGTAAACCTGATGATCCAGTGTTAATTCAGTATACATCTGGGACTACATCTTTCCCTAAAGGAGCTTTGTTAACGCATTATGGAATATTAAGAAATG
This window encodes:
- a CDS encoding thiolase family protein; the encoded protein is MVAIVGVGDTSMGKLPHLTSIELQALAAKNAVQDAGMKMSDIDGVISSYSLAEPHPMPSTYLSEYLGLQPTFNTAMQLGGASGCAAVGLAQAVINAGYCKNVLISLGENRLTGLGRGDAVKKLSNFGHPQFEAIYGPTIPSFYALIARKYMETFNVTHEDLARVAVLHRNHALLHPNAHMKTPLTIEDVLESKWIAEPLRLLDCALISDGGSAIIVTSKENSQNFKSKPVHLLGYGEKTTHEHIFQREDYTSFGSVESGTKAFETAGISPKDIDVALLYDCFTITVLMLLEDLGFCEKGEAATLLKKDELTIGGKLPVNPHGGLLSHGQPGTAGGLNHVLEAVRQLRNEADNRQVADANIALVHGNGGVMSVQSTLILGRDS
- a CDS encoding thiolase family protein gives rise to the protein MSNRVYIVTAERTPVGKLGGMFKDIQPDDLLLPLFGSLQEKNLFSLDKIDEVIIGQAKQSQDQSNIARKVLLKSGLSEAIPGYTVHRQCGSGMQAIQNAFLSIKAGVGNAFIVGGVESMSTAPYYIRNARFGYLAGNGEILDPNKESQPGSQPEDQYGRLVMGETAENLARDYEISREEQDTFALESQQKAFNAIESGRFKDEIVPVSMKDRKKGEIKFEVDEHPRKTTMEKLATLKPAFKAGGTVTAGNSSGLNDGASLLTVCSESFLIEHNLTPLAEVVSIGLSGVDPRIMGIGPVEASRRALNMANIDSAKLDLVELNEAFAAQSIAVNREMKIPEEKINVNGGAIALGHPIGNSGARISVTLLHEMKKRKAEYGLATLCIAGGQGIATVFKGV
- a CDS encoding carboxymuconolactone decarboxylase family protein, yielding MDKSLTSFHSINNTTAIEKMKQYNETIFNSYEKLLAECMKDGILSKKEKSLILVGVNAARRYEQGLLYHTKEALDLGASIEEIVDILTPCILSRGIPSWLEGIKAIVYAREYLGLEKISRTSSETKNVKQRIEDLQGAIAYFEGEANGSLPKWVATMLEFAPQVAQYYGSLRSEILRDHVISRKLKELVLVCINLVERYGEGARIHIETAKKLGATNEEIAEVAFVAMLAGGLPVWLLASDFL
- a CDS encoding DUF3237 domain-containing protein, yielding MSLERLEEPKLELLFDLTVKVKAPSFVGTTPVGTRRIIQVSGGSFSGPMLQGEVIEGGDDWITVREDGTIIQDVRIMLRTEDGEIILMTYRGIRQGPEAVLKRLDNNEDVDPSEYYFRTSPIFETNSTKYEWLNRKVFVGTGKRVPGEARYSVYTVL
- a CDS encoding TetR/AcrR family transcriptional regulator gives rise to the protein MRKKDELTTRQKKALETRKTLFETAIRLFIENGFENVHIEDITREAGTSTGAFYTHFKSKDDVVVEHYKKIEDTYVQAYEKLDPYSSATEKLLNVLKAGFDYSEGLGRNFLGVFFSNQFAQKEDIPYAMHKDRKVYKIVLNIVEEGQQKKEFRTDLDKKDIISMIFKCYTGSHFEWTLMKDERSLAEEGIKFLRLFIEGTVLAKQIPEKT
- a CDS encoding Zn-ribbon domain-containing OB-fold protein; amino-acid sequence: MNLTNIRTNRSQYNKVFWNALSEERIVVQTCQTCRTKQFYPRIICNRCQSDDLKWEDLPLVGELYSFTIVHRSPSQEYFPNVPYVLGVVKIDDGSGVCVQLFANIVDVSIEEVQTGMKVKATFPILEDMTTLAFTKY
- a CDS encoding alpha/beta hydrolase, with the protein product MKRFTQVVGDKSFEVTDYPGGEKGTIFAIHGLTGNINSLSFYADALSKEYRFISYDLRGRGNSSPADADTSIYTHTEDALQLIEALNIEKPILLGYSMGAFISAMVASKMKDVEALILLDGAGKTAPEKRELIKPSIGRLGKAYESQEAYVDEVKTIFSSLGVEWSPRLELTAKYEIKEENGVWKHKSSPEAIEQDFESFYTFESKSFFPSIQCKTLLFTAKEGLGANPPLFDDETYVDTIKYANNLETIDTSCNHYTLVQQNQPKINDQIKEFLLKNE
- a CDS encoding 3-oxoacid CoA-transferase subunit B, coding for MSMKEIIAKRAAKELQPYSVINLGIGIPTLVTNYVDTTLFYFHTENGMLGVKELEDRENFDPLLVNAGKLPVGEQEGSSFFHSADSFGMIRGGHVDTAILGALQVDEKGLIANWAVPGQNILGVGGAMDLLVGAKKVIVTTSHTTKNGDPKIVESCKYPITSTRQIDMIITELAVFEFIDNELVLTELGPEATIKEVIEKTGATFKISEALQMEVGEK
- a CDS encoding CoA transferase subunit A; amino-acid sequence: MKNKIMNTKEAISKIKSNDTIMVGGFGLVGAPLTLIDELTKHEIEGLTVISNNIGEAGKGLGILLRQGKIKKVVGSYFTSNREVADYYNAGEIDVQLLPQGTLSESIRAGGAGIGGYYTKTSVGTELAKGKDVKEIDGEMYVFEKALKANVAIVKAAKADRLGNLVYYKTARNFNPMMVTAADYVIAEVDEIVEVGQLSPEEIVSPHLYVDAIVESQLILSKEGVTVK